In Flavobacterium lacustre, a genomic segment contains:
- a CDS encoding NAD(P)-dependent oxidoreductase — protein MKFGILKERKNPPDRRVVFSPNELARLKQLHPSITVKVESSDVRIFTDLQYKSLGIEVTDTVSDCDFLFGVKEVPIENLIPEKSYFFFSHTIKKQPHNRKLLQAILEKNIDLYDHENIVDAHNRRLIGFGKYAGIVGTYNAIRAFGIKFELFKLPKAETLSGKEALVAHLKRLILPPLKIVVTGTGKVGNGAKEILDAMKIKEVSVENYLTKNYTQPVYTQIDVLEYNQRIDGQVLDFNDFYNNPQEYKSNFERFTKVSDIYITGHFHANAAPAILTREMLQSKDCKIKVVADISCDVDGPIACTLKSSTISEPLYGYLPTENKEVDVFHPAAIVVMAVDNLPCELPKDASEGFGEMFMEHVIPAFFNGDKDGILQRAKITEKGKLTPRFSYLQDYVDGK, from the coding sequence ATGAAATTCGGAATTTTAAAAGAAAGGAAAAATCCACCGGACCGAAGAGTTGTGTTTTCTCCAAATGAATTGGCTCGCTTGAAACAGCTTCATCCTTCTATTACTGTAAAAGTGGAAAGTTCTGATGTTCGAATTTTCACAGATTTACAATACAAAAGTTTAGGTATTGAAGTTACCGATACTGTTTCGGATTGTGATTTTTTATTTGGTGTCAAAGAAGTTCCCATTGAGAATTTGATACCTGAGAAATCGTATTTCTTTTTTTCACATACTATCAAAAAGCAGCCTCATAACAGAAAATTATTGCAGGCCATCCTCGAAAAAAATATTGATTTATACGATCATGAAAACATTGTTGATGCGCACAATCGCCGATTAATTGGTTTTGGAAAATATGCCGGAATTGTAGGGACATATAATGCTATACGGGCATTTGGAATAAAATTCGAATTATTTAAATTGCCAAAAGCAGAAACACTTTCGGGCAAAGAAGCTTTGGTCGCGCATTTGAAACGATTAATTCTTCCTCCGTTGAAGATTGTGGTTACCGGAACCGGAAAAGTAGGGAATGGGGCAAAAGAAATTTTGGATGCCATGAAAATCAAAGAAGTTTCGGTTGAAAATTACTTGACAAAAAACTATACGCAACCAGTTTACACACAGATTGATGTATTAGAATACAACCAAAGAATTGACGGTCAAGTATTAGATTTTAATGATTTTTATAATAATCCACAGGAATATAAATCGAATTTTGAACGGTTTACCAAAGTTTCGGATATTTATATTACGGGGCATTTTCATGCTAATGCAGCACCTGCCATATTGACCCGAGAAATGTTACAGTCTAAAGATTGCAAAATAAAAGTTGTAGCAGATATCTCTTGTGATGTTGACGGACCTATTGCTTGCACCTTGAAATCTTCAACAATTTCAGAGCCTTTGTACGGATATTTGCCCACCGAAAATAAAGAAGTAGATGTTTTTCATCCGGCCGCAATTGTAGTTATGGCAGTTGATAATTTACCTTGTGAATTACCAAAGGATGCCAGCGAAGGTTTTGGTGAGATGTTTATGGAGCATGTGATTCCAGCATTTTTTAATGGTGATAAAGACGGTATTTTACAAAGAGCCAAAATCACCGAAAAAGGAAAATTAACGCCAAGATTTAGTTACTTACAAGATTACGTAGACGGAAAATAA
- a CDS encoding serine hydrolase domain-containing protein: MNLLKKANILQIVLLTLVLSSCTKEKKKVELSDAQLPKSILPSMKPLRNESPKLTAEYIKTTKEAIDSFYKKNWPGNSANGGFLVAKNGQIIYEKYEGYTNFRTKDSITSSTPLHIASVSKVLTATAILKLVNAKRIELDQKVNTILKEFPFPDVTIRTLLNHRSGMRNYAYFTDRDKNIWDRHNILTNQDILTIMATKNIGLESKTDTRFAYCNTNYAMLALIIEKVTKRSYKDAMNTIIFKPLGMKNTFVFDYEKDKDKIVPSYKANRVEIGKDYLDAVYGDKNIYSTPRDLLKFDRARNSRTFLEPKLLNQVYKGYSNEREGKKNYGLGIRMINWETGQNFYFHNGWWHGNTSAYVTLQKEQVTMIALSNKFTRQTYNIRKLSKLFGDYPFETDDE; this comes from the coding sequence ATGAATTTATTAAAAAAAGCAAATATACTACAAATAGTACTCCTTACCTTGGTTTTGAGTTCTTGTACAAAAGAGAAAAAAAAGGTAGAACTAAGTGATGCACAACTTCCAAAAAGCATCTTGCCCAGTATGAAGCCGTTAAGGAACGAGTCTCCAAAACTCACTGCCGAATATATCAAGACTACAAAAGAAGCAATTGATTCATTTTATAAAAAAAATTGGCCCGGAAATAGTGCAAACGGTGGTTTTTTGGTGGCTAAAAACGGCCAAATTATTTATGAAAAATACGAAGGATATACCAATTTCAGAACTAAAGATTCCATTACAAGTTCAACACCGCTACACATTGCATCCGTTAGTAAAGTGCTTACCGCAACTGCTATTTTAAAATTAGTAAATGCAAAAAGAATCGAGTTAGATCAAAAAGTAAATACAATTTTGAAAGAATTTCCGTTTCCGGATGTAACTATCAGAACCTTGCTGAATCACAGAAGCGGAATGCGTAATTATGCCTATTTTACAGATCGTGATAAAAACATTTGGGACCGACATAACATATTGACTAATCAAGATATTTTGACGATCATGGCGACAAAAAACATTGGATTAGAATCAAAAACCGACACCCGATTTGCCTATTGCAATACTAATTATGCCATGCTGGCTTTAATCATAGAAAAAGTCACAAAGCGCTCGTATAAAGACGCTATGAATACAATTATATTTAAGCCATTAGGAATGAAAAACACATTTGTGTTTGATTATGAAAAAGACAAAGACAAAATTGTTCCTTCATATAAAGCGAATCGAGTTGAAATAGGAAAAGACTATTTGGATGCTGTTTATGGTGATAAAAACATCTATTCTACACCAAGAGATTTATTAAAATTTGACCGAGCCAGAAATAGCCGTACTTTTTTAGAACCTAAATTATTAAACCAGGTTTACAAAGGCTACAGCAACGAACGTGAGGGCAAGAAAAATTATGGTCTTGGCATTCGAATGATAAATTGGGAAACCGGACAGAATTTTTATTTTCATAATGGTTGGTGGCATGGCAATACATCAGCGTATGTGACACTACAAAAAGAGCAGGTTACCATGATTGCTTTATCAAATAAGTTCACCAGACAAACCTATAATATTCGAAAATTATCTAAATTATTTGGTGATTATCCTTTTGAAACTGATGATGAATAA
- a CDS encoding SIR2 family NAD-dependent protein deacylase, protein MEKERIYELIRKEEMILFAGAGLSLYAGYPSGNSLARIMYDNLTLTQRNAIDFTPDLLKLSEDIYNLKSGNKNYLIEILKREFQKDPISTEIHNILAKIPQIKTVITTNYDTLFETTNKNLEVIRRSSDYSIANLKKQQLFKIHGDLSDTKNIILTKSDYNNFFIENKDETVFWNAVKDRLASNHILFIGYALEDDNIMFMFERILRELGENRKELFFVAPSISQTKKKFLDRKGIEFIESTGEDLIKKIFDDLKFNYLPELSKGNGNADTALNFAISNQISLQLSKNNGNINVQNVTSLKGFGKTQIKFNLELPDDKREGILDALNGKSFDDVILDAEIIKEFSHYFNDIRISNGDNIKKFWLKKVPNIHGNFEIVFDDGFELDNYKMEVFIIKPHKNQYHIKLDVADFTVKIEILFNSLRNNTKYNIQVYPNTPILLVKSGLNFYNIVSRITNNKTFKLFKNDELFYNYRNKIQFEGDPFDAKFLLDYFQKLKKIEQYFNVKFNNIDLDQINENIVEKVMAYIEKRSLKVKFNGFTFKNENREEINYLLETCKDKGVFMISENIKSIYFLHGLDFEIGYLSQIVVDAIIVNREDLINNNTNKVELKSKSESIQIQFSNEKDILLNQ, encoded by the coding sequence ATGGAAAAGGAAAGAATTTATGAGTTAATTCGTAAAGAAGAAATGATATTATTTGCTGGTGCAGGTCTTTCATTATATGCTGGGTATCCATCAGGAAATTCTTTAGCACGAATAATGTACGATAATTTAACTCTTACCCAAAGAAACGCTATTGATTTTACTCCTGATTTGTTAAAATTGTCAGAGGACATATATAATTTAAAAAGTGGAAATAAAAATTACCTAATTGAGATTTTAAAAAGAGAATTTCAAAAAGATCCTATTTCAACAGAAATACATAATATACTTGCTAAAATACCACAAATAAAAACTGTAATTACTACAAATTATGATACCCTTTTTGAAACCACAAACAAAAATTTGGAAGTAATTCGAAGAAGTTCAGATTACTCCATAGCTAATCTGAAAAAACAACAATTATTTAAAATACATGGTGATTTATCGGATACAAAAAATATAATCTTAACAAAGTCCGATTACAATAATTTTTTCATTGAGAACAAAGACGAAACAGTTTTCTGGAATGCTGTCAAAGATAGGTTAGCATCAAATCATATTTTATTCATTGGTTATGCTTTAGAAGATGATAACATAATGTTTATGTTCGAAAGAATATTGAGAGAACTAGGCGAAAATAGAAAAGAGTTGTTTTTTGTAGCTCCATCAATTAGTCAAACTAAAAAGAAATTTTTAGACCGAAAAGGAATTGAATTTATTGAATCTACAGGAGAAGATTTAATAAAGAAAATCTTTGATGACTTGAAATTTAATTACTTGCCTGAACTTAGTAAGGGAAACGGAAATGCAGATACTGCTTTAAATTTTGCAATTTCTAATCAGATTAGTTTACAACTTAGTAAGAATAATGGCAACATTAATGTACAAAATGTTACTTCTTTAAAAGGCTTTGGTAAAACTCAAATAAAATTTAATCTTGAATTGCCTGATGACAAAAGAGAAGGAATATTAGATGCTTTAAACGGCAAAAGTTTTGATGATGTTATATTAGATGCGGAAATCATTAAAGAGTTTAGTCATTATTTCAACGATATTCGGATTTCAAACGGAGACAATATAAAAAAATTCTGGCTAAAAAAAGTTCCTAATATTCATGGTAATTTTGAAATAGTATTCGATGATGGTTTCGAATTGGACAATTACAAAATGGAAGTTTTCATTATTAAACCACACAAAAATCAATATCATATTAAATTAGATGTTGCTGATTTTACTGTTAAAATAGAAATATTATTTAATAGTTTAAGAAATAATACAAAATACAATATTCAAGTATATCCAAACACGCCAATTTTATTAGTAAAATCAGGTTTGAATTTTTATAACATAGTTTCAAGAATAACTAATAATAAAACTTTTAAACTTTTTAAAAATGATGAACTTTTTTATAACTACAGAAATAAAATCCAATTTGAAGGAGATCCTTTTGATGCTAAATTCCTTTTAGATTATTTTCAAAAATTAAAAAAAATTGAACAATACTTTAATGTTAAATTTAATAATATAGATCTTGATCAAATAAATGAAAACATTGTTGAGAAAGTAATGGCGTATATAGAAAAACGATCTCTTAAAGTTAAATTCAATGGATTTACTTTCAAGAATGAAAATAGAGAGGAAATAAATTATTTATTAGAGACATGTAAAGACAAAGGAGTTTTTATGATATCAGAGAATATTAAGTCGATCTATTTTTTACATGGTTTGGATTTTGAAATAGGTTATCTAAGTCAAATTGTTGTAGATGCTATTATAGTTAATAGAGAAGATTTAATAAATAACAATACAAATAAAGTTGAGTTAAAGAGCAAATCTGAATCTATCCAGATTCAATTTAGTAATGAAAAAGATATACTTTTAAATCAATAG
- a CDS encoding nucleotidyltransferase domain-containing protein, protein MKNIYIFGSEVRGEIDQYSDVDLLLISDESLQNIDPNKYSIYNPKRIKELYTEGNPFAWHLFYESKLVYTSGKDFLLSLGKPSAYTNCKSDLLKFKKLFDDSIISIRQNDFSIIFDLAMIFLAIRNFATCYTLGCYEKPIFSRLTFEKLYDYPLKLDDKVKDLLMMSRISSTRGINYSLKDNNLSLFESDLNKIENWFNEILVNYESRI, encoded by the coding sequence ATGAAAAATATTTATATTTTTGGTTCGGAAGTTAGAGGAGAGATTGATCAATATTCTGATGTAGATTTATTGTTAATTAGTGATGAGTCTTTGCAAAATATAGATCCCAATAAATATTCTATTTATAATCCAAAGAGAATAAAAGAATTGTATACAGAAGGAAATCCTTTTGCTTGGCATTTGTTCTATGAATCAAAGTTGGTTTACACTTCAGGGAAAGATTTTTTGCTTAGTTTAGGTAAGCCTTCCGCTTATACAAATTGCAAATCTGATTTGTTGAAATTTAAAAAATTATTTGATGATAGTATTATTTCTATTCGCCAAAATGATTTTTCAATTATTTTTGATCTTGCAATGATATTCTTAGCAATCAGAAATTTCGCTACTTGTTATACATTAGGTTGTTATGAAAAGCCGATATTTAGTAGGCTAACATTTGAAAAATTATATGACTACCCTTTGAAATTAGATGATAAAGTTAAAGATTTATTGATGATGTCAAGAATAAGTTCAACGAGGGGAATAAATTATTCACTAAAGGATAATAATTTATCTTTGTTTGAGTCGGATCTTAATAAGATAGAGAATTGGTTTAATGAAATATTAGTAAATTATGAAAGCAGAATTTAA
- a CDS encoding pentapeptide repeat-containing protein, translating to MAENDQNKNGSSNGLNEEKSYYVENRIMSLNLKTNDPKDEIAIKKLRIKIAESEENLISSGKIEKKDIKFFSSNPEYISKKRYFSIENFQYINYLFTRAVATDFIFRNIDFSKTIFDNCYLRDCLFINCKFEGAKFMNCNLQGSYFELCNFDYVTFEKTFVDDEIFECAPKKDNLKYKFARSLKLNYASIGDYIKASKAVTIELEATKSHLKDSWLSGEEWYNLKYGGIKRRSEQFWKWFKVSALDFVWGNGESLWRLIRFNLLIFALLTFYHIVEKSIKNTFQIINIFIIKIPSNYFGITIIDSNSKDYFEYYPAWLSLILVITRLICFGLLMSIIIKKYNRR from the coding sequence ATGGCAGAAAATGACCAAAATAAAAATGGTTCTTCTAACGGACTAAATGAAGAAAAAAGCTATTATGTAGAAAATAGAATTATGTCTTTGAATTTAAAAACCAATGATCCAAAAGATGAAATTGCTATAAAAAAGTTAAGAATCAAAATTGCGGAATCGGAAGAGAATTTAATTTCTTCAGGTAAAATTGAAAAAAAAGATATTAAATTTTTTAGCTCAAATCCTGAGTATATTTCTAAAAAAAGGTATTTTTCTATTGAAAATTTTCAATATATTAATTATTTGTTTACAAGAGCTGTAGCTACAGATTTTATTTTTAGAAATATAGATTTTTCTAAAACTATATTTGACAATTGTTATTTAAGAGATTGTCTTTTTATAAATTGTAAATTTGAAGGAGCAAAGTTTATGAATTGTAATTTACAAGGATCCTACTTTGAGCTATGTAATTTTGATTATGTAACTTTTGAAAAGACATTTGTGGATGATGAAATTTTCGAATGTGCTCCAAAAAAAGATAATTTAAAATATAAATTTGCACGATCTCTCAAGTTGAACTATGCTTCAATAGGAGATTATATAAAAGCATCCAAAGCAGTAACCATAGAACTAGAAGCAACAAAAAGTCACTTAAAAGATAGCTGGCTTTCTGGAGAAGAATGGTATAATTTAAAATATGGAGGAATTAAACGAAGATCCGAGCAATTTTGGAAGTGGTTTAAGGTTAGTGCTTTAGATTTCGTATGGGGAAATGGGGAAAGCTTATGGAGGTTAATAAGATTTAATTTATTGATATTTGCATTATTAACTTTTTATCATATTGTTGAAAAATCTATTAAAAATACTTTTCAAATAATTAATATTTTTATAATTAAAATACCTAGTAATTATTTTGGAATAACAATAATAGACTCAAATAGTAAGGACTATTTTGAATATTATCCAGCTTGGTTAAGCTTGATATTAGTGATTACTAGACTGATATGTTTTGGATTATTAATGTCTATAATTATTAAAAAATATAATAGACGATGA
- a CDS encoding DUF5131 family protein, whose translation MAQSSIEWTEMTWNPTTGCTKISAGCKFCYAEVMSKRLKAMGVDKYKDNFDVKIHKPSLNTPYTWKSPKIVFVNSMSDLFHEEIPLDYIKKVFKVMNDNPQHVFQVLTKRAVRLFEVHNKLNWTHNIWMGVSVEDDKVVGRIDFLRKTKAKIKFLSLEPLIGPLNNLNLKKIDWVIVGGESGYKARPMDEEWVLDIYEQCKKAKVSFFFKQWGGKNKKAAGRLLNGKTYDEMPNRIIEIERNS comes from the coding sequence ATGGCACAATCAAGTATAGAATGGACAGAGATGACATGGAATCCTACAACTGGATGTACAAAAATATCAGCAGGCTGTAAATTTTGTTATGCAGAGGTTATGTCTAAAAGATTGAAAGCTATGGGTGTTGACAAATACAAAGACAACTTCGATGTCAAGATTCATAAACCGTCCCTTAATACACCTTACACTTGGAAATCACCAAAAATTGTTTTTGTAAACTCAATGAGTGATTTATTTCATGAAGAAATTCCATTGGACTATATTAAAAAAGTTTTTAAAGTTATGAATGATAACCCTCAACATGTCTTTCAAGTATTGACTAAAAGAGCTGTAAGACTATTTGAAGTGCATAATAAACTTAATTGGACTCATAATATCTGGATGGGAGTATCTGTTGAAGATGATAAAGTTGTTGGTAGAATTGATTTTTTGAGAAAAACAAAAGCTAAAATAAAATTTTTATCACTTGAACCATTAATTGGTCCTCTCAATAATTTAAATCTTAAAAAAATTGATTGGGTTATTGTTGGAGGTGAAAGTGGATATAAAGCAAGACCCATGGATGAAGAATGGGTTTTGGATATTTATGAACAATGTAAAAAAGCAAAAGTTTCCTTTTTCTTTAAACAATGGGGTGGTAAAAACAAAAAAGCAGCAGGTAGATTGTTAAATGGTAAAACTTATGATGAAATGCCAAATAGAATAATTGAAATCGAAAGAAATTCGTAA
- a CDS encoding three-Cys-motif partner protein TcmP, which produces MDKKLFFEEQKEQSLVKSTIVSKYFDVWSKVIISTQKRYPNNSQKIAYIDLFAGPGRYKDGTVSTPHMILSNAVENEDLKNRLVTIFNDKDESNTKELEKTISEIPNINNLAFKPDIWNQEVGENIVLKFEKISLIPTLFFVDPWGYKGLSLRLVNSVLKDWGCDAIFFFNYNRINMGLNNDKVLSHMNALFGENQCEVLREKINKKGKNERELIIIEELCQSLKKYGSRYVLPFRFKDSKGNKTSHHLIFVSKNSKGYEIMKDIMARESTANNQGVPSFAYDPANFLPEQTLLFQLSRPLDELKDKLLNKFKKRKITMLQIYEEDNVDTPYIKKNYKDALSYLYKNDLIYAISNSGKPPRHGTFGDDIIVTFN; this is translated from the coding sequence ATGGACAAAAAACTATTTTTTGAAGAACAAAAAGAGCAATCTTTAGTTAAATCAACTATTGTATCTAAATATTTTGATGTGTGGTCAAAAGTTATAATAAGTACTCAAAAAAGATACCCAAATAATTCGCAAAAAATTGCATATATAGATTTATTTGCAGGTCCTGGAAGATATAAAGATGGAACAGTTTCTACTCCACATATGATTTTATCAAATGCTGTTGAAAATGAAGATTTAAAAAATCGTCTAGTGACAATTTTTAATGATAAAGATGAATCTAATACTAAAGAACTTGAAAAAACAATTTCTGAAATACCAAACATTAATAATTTGGCTTTCAAACCAGACATATGGAATCAAGAAGTTGGTGAAAACATCGTTTTAAAATTTGAAAAAATTAGTTTAATTCCAACACTATTTTTTGTTGATCCATGGGGATATAAAGGTTTATCATTAAGATTAGTAAATTCTGTTTTAAAAGATTGGGGTTGTGATGCAATTTTCTTTTTTAATTATAATAGAATTAATATGGGGTTAAATAATGATAAAGTATTATCACATATGAATGCTTTGTTTGGTGAAAATCAATGTGAAGTATTAAGAGAAAAAATTAACAAAAAAGGAAAGAATGAAAGAGAATTAATTATAATCGAAGAACTTTGTCAATCATTAAAAAAATATGGTTCTAGATATGTTTTACCTTTTAGATTTAAAGATAGCAAAGGTAATAAAACAAGTCATCATTTAATTTTTGTAAGTAAAAATTCAAAAGGCTATGAAATAATGAAAGATATAATGGCTCGGGAAAGTACTGCAAATAATCAAGGGGTACCTTCATTTGCTTATGATCCTGCAAACTTTTTACCCGAGCAAACTTTATTATTTCAACTTTCAAGGCCTTTAGATGAATTAAAAGATAAACTTCTTAATAAATTTAAAAAAAGAAAAATAACAATGCTACAAATTTATGAAGAAGATAATGTAGATACTCCTTATATCAAAAAAAATTATAAGGATGCATTATCATACCTTTATAAAAATGATCTTATATATGCAATCTCAAACTCAGGTAAACCTCCAAGGCATGGCACATTTGGTGATGATATAATTGTAACTTTTAATTAA
- a CDS encoding DNA methyltransferase, translating into MALSWNEIKDRALRFSKEWENTTNEEADAKPFLDAFFDVFGISRKKIGTFEHRVKKLSDADGYIDLLWKGTILVEMKSRGKNLNKAFQQAIDYTHGLKQNELPKYVLVCDFYYFRLYDTEEQTTLEFTLNNLVQNIQSFGYLLGYQKKTYKEQDPANIKAAELMGKLHDRLEEIGYEGHPLEVYLVRILFCLFAEDTTIFEKQQLQDFIENRTAEDGSDLAGKLQELFQVLNTPKEKRFKNLDEQLNDFPYVNGKLFEEVLPSASFDTKMRLALLDCCYIDWSKISPAIFGSMFQSVMNPKERRNLGAHYTSESNILKLIKPLFLDELWTEFESIKGNKNKLPEFHKKISQLKFLDPACGCGNFLVITYRELRLLELEVLRATYKSGQGVLDIREIMWLDVDMMCGIEYEEFPARIAEVAMWLMDHQMNMMISNEFGQYFARLPLKKSAKIVHGDALETDWEEVVSKDKLSFIIGNPPFIGSKIMSQFQRNQIVKEFNNIPGCGVLDYVTGWYLKAAKYIQDTKIKVAFVSTNSIVQGEQTSILWGQMLNKYGIKIHFAHRTFRWSNEAKGNAAVYCVIIGFANLDSNNKRIFEYEDIKGIAHEIKAKNINPYLIDAKDTFIEKRRTTICNIPQITFGNMPNDGGNFFINEDEYENLKTLEPKSLEYIKPFLGAQEFLNGQNKFCYWFVDVNPSDWKLMPIAYAKVKEVEKLRKNSSREATRKLANFPFLFAEIRQPKDNFILIPRHSSENRRYIPLGYFDSNNIAGDTCATIPNATLYHFGILHSIMHLSWIKTTCGRIKSDFRYSNEIVYNNYPWPENPSEKQIKNIEEKAQNVLDVRASFPASSLADLYSPLTMPPALVKSHNELDKAVDAAYSKQTFTSEAKRMEFLFELYEKYTAGLFVKEKVNKKIK; encoded by the coding sequence ATGGCTTTAAGTTGGAACGAAATAAAAGACCGAGCACTACGATTTTCTAAAGAATGGGAAAATACTACCAATGAAGAAGCAGATGCCAAACCCTTCTTAGATGCCTTTTTTGATGTCTTCGGTATTAGCCGAAAAAAAATTGGAACCTTTGAACATAGAGTAAAAAAACTTTCTGATGCGGATGGTTACATTGACTTACTCTGGAAAGGAACGATACTTGTAGAAATGAAAAGCCGGGGCAAAAACCTGAATAAAGCTTTTCAGCAAGCCATTGATTATACTCATGGATTAAAACAAAACGAATTACCAAAATACGTTTTAGTATGTGACTTCTATTATTTTAGATTGTATGATACAGAAGAACAAACGACATTAGAATTTACGCTAAATAACTTAGTCCAAAACATCCAAAGTTTTGGCTATTTATTGGGTTATCAAAAGAAAACGTATAAAGAACAAGACCCTGCCAATATTAAAGCGGCAGAATTGATGGGGAAACTGCATGACCGATTAGAAGAAATTGGTTATGAAGGACATCCGCTTGAGGTTTATTTGGTTCGAATATTATTCTGCTTGTTTGCAGAGGATACTACCATTTTTGAAAAACAACAGCTTCAAGATTTCATTGAAAATAGGACTGCTGAGGATGGAAGCGATTTAGCCGGAAAACTTCAAGAACTGTTTCAAGTCTTGAATACACCCAAAGAAAAACGCTTTAAAAATTTGGATGAACAATTAAATGACTTTCCGTATGTGAATGGGAAGTTGTTTGAAGAAGTATTGCCTTCTGCAAGTTTTGACACCAAAATGCGATTGGCATTATTGGATTGCTGTTATATCGATTGGAGTAAAATTTCGCCCGCTATTTTTGGTTCGATGTTTCAAAGTGTAATGAATCCTAAAGAACGCAGAAACTTAGGAGCGCATTACACTAGTGAAAGCAACATCTTGAAACTAATAAAGCCCTTGTTTTTAGATGAACTTTGGACAGAATTTGAAAGTATCAAAGGAAATAAAAATAAATTACCGGAATTTCATAAAAAAATCAGCCAATTAAAGTTTTTAGATCCCGCTTGTGGTTGTGGTAACTTCCTTGTTATTACTTACCGTGAATTGCGTTTATTGGAACTGGAAGTATTACGGGCGACTTACAAATCTGGACAAGGAGTTTTAGATATTAGGGAGATTATGTGGCTTGATGTAGATATGATGTGCGGAATTGAATACGAAGAATTTCCTGCTCGTATTGCCGAAGTGGCCATGTGGTTGATGGATCACCAAATGAACATGATGATTAGCAATGAGTTTGGACAATATTTTGCCCGCTTGCCGTTGAAAAAATCAGCCAAAATTGTGCATGGCGATGCTTTGGAAACGGATTGGGAAGAAGTTGTTTCAAAAGACAAACTATCTTTTATTATTGGAAATCCTCCTTTTATTGGATCAAAAATAATGAGCCAATTCCAAAGGAATCAAATTGTAAAAGAATTTAATAATATTCCCGGATGTGGTGTTTTGGACTATGTGACAGGTTGGTATTTAAAAGCCGCCAAATACATTCAGGATACTAAAATAAAAGTGGCTTTCGTTTCTACTAATTCGATTGTTCAAGGAGAACAAACCAGCATACTTTGGGGTCAAATGCTGAATAAATATGGCATAAAAATTCATTTTGCTCACCGTACTTTTAGATGGAGTAATGAAGCTAAAGGCAATGCGGCTGTCTATTGCGTGATTATTGGTTTTGCCAACCTTGATTCTAATAATAAACGAATTTTTGAATATGAGGATATCAAAGGAATAGCTCACGAAATAAAAGCCAAAAACATTAATCCGTATTTGATTGATGCAAAAGATACTTTTATTGAAAAAAGAAGAACTACAATATGCAATATTCCACAAATTACATTTGGTAATATGCCAAATGATGGGGGTAATTTTTTTATTAACGAAGACGAATATGAAAATTTAAAGACTTTGGAACCAAAGTCTCTTGAATACATAAAACCATTTTTGGGAGCTCAAGAATTTTTAAATGGTCAGAACAAATTTTGTTATTGGTTTGTAGATGTTAATCCAAGTGATTGGAAATTAATGCCAATTGCTTACGCTAAAGTAAAAGAAGTAGAAAAATTAAGAAAAAATAGTAGCAGAGAAGCAACTCGAAAACTTGCAAATTTTCCTTTTCTATTTGCAGAAATTAGACAACCAAAAGATAATTTTATTCTAATACCAAGACACTCGTCAGAGAATCGAAGATACATTCCTCTTGGTTATTTTGACAGCAATAATATTGCTGGAGATACTTGTGCAACCATTCCAAATGCAACACTTTATCATTTTGGAATTTTGCATTCGATAATGCATTTGTCTTGGATTAAAACAACTTGTGGTAGAATAAAAAGTGATTTTAGATATTCAAATGAAATAGTTTACAACAACTATCCTTGGCCAGAAAATCCATCTGAAAAGCAGATAAAAAACATCGAAGAAAAAGCCCAAAACGTTTTGGATGTTCGAGCATCATTTCCTGCAAGTTCCTTGGCAGATTTGTACAGTCCGTTGACAATGCCTCCTGCTTTGGTAAAATCGCATAATGAATTGGATAAAGCCGTTGATGCAGCTTATAGTAAACAAACCTTTACCAGTGAAGCCAAACGGATGGAGTTTTTGTTTGAGTTGTACGAGAAATATACAGCAGGGTTGTTTGTGAAGGAGAAAGTAAATAAGAAAATAAAATAA